A genomic window from Elusimicrobiota bacterium includes:
- a CDS encoding acyl-CoA dehydrogenase family protein, whose amino-acid sequence MDFNYTESMAMLRDSAREFADKRLKPGALEWDEHEAIPAEVYKEGAELGFFGLSVPEEFGGLGVDPLAYAAAMEELARGSASFQVCATVHNSLVCAAIAKHGTDEQKKRYLPKLASGEWIGAYSLSEPGAGTDAGSLSTSAVDAGDHWLVNGTKSWVTNGGFATVFLTFVSTNKEAGSRGITCLLVEKGMPGFTVGKKEKKMGLRASDTREINFNGAKIPKTALLGGVGGGFKIAMSQLDSGRIGIAAQAVGIAQAALEEAVSYAKQRKQFGKKLSEFQLTQAKLSDMATNIAAARLLVYRAASRLANGEKCTMEASMAKSFASRIANKACFDAVQIHGGNGFVREFPVERYYRDVRVTEIYEGTTEIQSLIVAREVLG is encoded by the coding sequence ATGGATTTCAATTACACCGAATCGATGGCGATGCTGCGCGACTCCGCGCGGGAGTTCGCCGACAAGCGCCTCAAGCCCGGAGCCCTGGAGTGGGACGAGCACGAGGCGATCCCCGCCGAGGTTTATAAAGAGGGCGCCGAGCTGGGCTTCTTCGGCCTGTCCGTGCCCGAGGAGTTCGGCGGGCTGGGCGTCGATCCTCTCGCCTACGCGGCGGCGATGGAGGAGCTTGCGCGCGGCTCGGCCTCCTTCCAGGTCTGCGCCACGGTGCACAACTCCCTCGTCTGCGCGGCGATCGCCAAGCACGGCACCGACGAGCAGAAGAAGCGGTACCTGCCCAAGCTGGCCTCCGGCGAATGGATCGGCGCGTACTCGCTGTCCGAGCCCGGCGCCGGGACCGATGCCGGCTCGCTGTCCACCTCGGCCGTCGACGCGGGCGACCACTGGCTCGTCAACGGGACCAAGTCGTGGGTCACCAACGGCGGTTTCGCGACCGTGTTCCTGACCTTCGTCTCCACGAACAAGGAGGCGGGCTCCCGCGGCATCACCTGCCTGCTCGTCGAGAAGGGCATGCCCGGCTTCACCGTCGGCAAGAAGGAGAAGAAGATGGGCCTGCGCGCCTCCGACACGCGCGAGATCAACTTCAACGGCGCGAAGATCCCGAAGACGGCCCTGCTCGGCGGGGTCGGGGGCGGCTTCAAGATCGCGATGAGCCAGCTGGACTCCGGCCGCATCGGCATCGCCGCGCAGGCCGTCGGCATCGCCCAGGCGGCGCTCGAGGAGGCGGTCTCCTACGCGAAGCAGCGCAAGCAGTTCGGCAAGAAGCTCTCCGAGTTCCAGCTCACCCAGGCCAAGCTCTCCGACATGGCGACCAACATCGCCGCGGCGCGCCTGCTCGTCTACCGCGCGGCGTCGCGCCTGGCGAACGGGGAGAAATGCACGATGGAGGCGTCGATGGCGAAGTCCTTCGCCTCGCGCATCGCCAACAAGGCCTGCTTCGACGCCGTGCAGATACACGGCGGCAACGGCTTCGTGCGCGAGTTCCCCGTCGAGCGCTACTACCGCGACGTGCGCGTCACCGAGATCTACGAGGGCACGACCGAGATCCAGAGCCTCATCGTCGCCCGCGAGGTCCTCGGATGA
- the ettA gene encoding energy-dependent translational throttle protein EttA: protein MASTTTDTKQIIYSLIDVGRIHPPKKQVLKGIYLSFYYGAKIGVLGDNGSGKSTLLRIMAGKDTEYTGQITQSKGYTIGLLEQEPQLDPEKTVKDTVSEGVAETMKLLADYNAINDQLADPNLTPEGMEKLLDKQGKLQERIDTTNAWEIDSTLEVAMDALRCPPSDQKCGTLSGGEKRRVAMCRLLLQKPDILLLDEPTNHLDAESVEWLEQHLSKYEGTIIAVTHDRYFLDNVAGWILELDRGEGIPYKGNYASWLEQKGNRLAQEAKSETKMQKALAEELEWVRAGVKGRRAKSKARLSNYDKMLEESQKEKSYDALELYIPPGPRLGDTVIEADGIAKAYGDKLLYENLTFKLPPNGIVGVIGPNGAGKTTLFRMITGLEKPDAGSFKVGETVKLGYVDQNRQLDGEKNVWEVISDGLDIVKLGKLEMPSRAYCGRFNFAGQDQQKLVKNLSGGERNRVHLAKMLKEGANVLLLDEPTNDLDVHTLRALEEAIQAFPGCAVVISHDRWFLDRIATHILAFEGDSQVTWFEGNFEAYEEDKKKRLGDVQPKRIHYKKLTRR, encoded by the coding sequence ATGGCCAGCACCACGACCGACACGAAGCAGATCATCTACTCGCTCATCGACGTGGGCCGCATCCACCCGCCGAAGAAGCAGGTGCTCAAGGGCATCTATCTCTCCTTCTACTACGGCGCGAAGATCGGCGTGCTCGGCGACAACGGCTCGGGCAAGTCCACGCTCCTGCGCATCATGGCGGGCAAGGACACGGAGTACACCGGCCAGATCACGCAGTCCAAAGGCTACACGATCGGCCTCCTCGAGCAGGAGCCGCAGCTCGACCCGGAGAAGACGGTCAAGGACACCGTCTCGGAGGGCGTGGCCGAGACGATGAAGCTGCTCGCCGACTACAACGCGATCAACGACCAGCTCGCCGACCCGAACCTGACGCCCGAGGGCATGGAGAAGCTGCTCGACAAGCAGGGCAAGCTCCAGGAGCGCATCGACACGACCAACGCCTGGGAGATCGACAGCACGCTCGAGGTCGCGATGGACGCCCTGCGCTGCCCGCCCTCCGACCAGAAGTGCGGGACCTTGTCCGGCGGCGAGAAGCGGCGCGTGGCGATGTGCCGCCTGCTGCTGCAGAAGCCCGACATCCTGCTCCTCGACGAGCCGACCAACCACCTCGACGCCGAGTCGGTGGAGTGGCTCGAGCAGCACCTGTCGAAGTACGAGGGCACCATCATCGCCGTCACCCACGACCGCTACTTCCTCGACAACGTGGCCGGCTGGATCTTGGAGTTGGACCGGGGCGAAGGCATCCCGTATAAAGGGAACTACGCTTCTTGGCTCGAGCAAAAGGGCAACCGCCTCGCGCAGGAGGCCAAGTCCGAGACCAAGATGCAGAAGGCCCTGGCCGAGGAGCTCGAGTGGGTGCGCGCCGGCGTGAAGGGCCGCCGAGCCAAGTCCAAGGCCCGCCTGTCCAACTACGACAAGATGCTCGAGGAGTCGCAGAAGGAGAAGAGCTACGACGCGCTCGAGCTGTACATCCCGCCGGGGCCCCGCCTCGGCGACACCGTCATCGAGGCCGACGGCATCGCCAAGGCCTACGGCGACAAGCTCCTCTACGAGAACCTCACCTTCAAGCTCCCCCCCAACGGCATCGTCGGCGTCATCGGGCCCAACGGCGCGGGCAAGACCACGCTCTTCCGAATGATCACCGGGCTCGAGAAGCCCGACGCGGGCAGCTTCAAGGTCGGCGAGACGGTCAAGCTCGGCTACGTCGACCAGAACCGCCAGCTCGACGGCGAGAAGAACGTCTGGGAGGTCATCTCCGACGGCCTCGACATAGTGAAATTGGGCAAGCTCGAAATGCCTTCGCGCGCGTACTGCGGCCGCTTCAATTTCGCCGGCCAGGACCAGCAGAAGCTGGTCAAGAACCTCTCAGGCGGAGAGCGCAACCGCGTCCACCTCGCCAAGATGCTCAAGGAGGGCGCCAACGTCCTCCTCCTCGACGAGCCGACCAACGACCTCGACGTGCACACCTTGCGCGCGCTCGAGGAGGCGATCCAGGCCTTCCCCGGCTGCGCCGTCGTCATCAGCCACGACCGCTGGTTCCTCGACCGCATCGCCACGCACATCCTCGCCTTCGAGGGCGACTCGCAGGTGACCTGGTTCGAGGGGAACTTCGAGGCGTACGAGGAAGACAAGAAGAAGCGGCTCGGCGACGTGCAGCCCAAGCGCATCCACTACAAGAAGCTCACGCGCCGCTGA
- a CDS encoding CoA-transferase subunit beta, whose amino-acid sequence MCVLAAREIGDGDVVFVGIGLPNLACNLARATHAPNMTLIYESGAVGAVPDRVPPSIGDPALVTGSLMVTSMSDIFQSFLQNGKIQIGFLGGAQVDKRGNINTTAVGPYASPKVRLPGSGGACEIAQHAQRVLIVTKLDKRAFPDKVDFITSNGRRVKKVITNMGILEPGADGELTLTALYPGVTFEKVQENIGWALKKAPRLAEVALPTAREIDLLRNTLDQKRLHIK is encoded by the coding sequence ATGTGCGTGCTGGCCGCGCGCGAGATCGGCGACGGCGACGTGGTGTTCGTGGGCATCGGCCTGCCGAACCTCGCCTGCAACCTGGCGCGCGCGACCCACGCGCCGAACATGACCTTGATCTACGAGTCCGGCGCCGTCGGCGCCGTGCCCGACCGCGTGCCCCCGTCGATCGGCGACCCCGCTTTGGTCACCGGCTCGCTGATGGTCACCTCGATGTCCGATATTTTTCAGAGCTTCCTGCAGAACGGCAAGATCCAGATCGGCTTCCTCGGCGGCGCGCAGGTCGACAAGCGCGGGAACATCAACACGACGGCCGTCGGCCCGTACGCCTCCCCGAAGGTGCGCCTGCCCGGCTCCGGCGGCGCCTGCGAGATCGCCCAGCACGCGCAGCGCGTGCTCATCGTGACCAAGCTCGATAAGCGCGCCTTCCCCGACAAGGTGGACTTCATCACCTCCAATGGCAGGCGCGTCAAGAAGGTCATCACCAACATGGGCATACTCGAGCCCGGCGCCGACGGCGAGCTGACCTTGACCGCCCTCTATCCCGGCGTGACGTTCGAGAAGGTCCAGGAGAACATCGGCTGGGCCCTCAAGAAGGCGCCCCGCCTCGCCGAGGTCGCGCTGCCGACGGCCCGGGAGATCGACCTGCTGCGCAACACGCTCGACCAGAAGCGGCTCCACATCAAATGA
- a CDS encoding DUF2608 domain-containing protein, protein MKALALALLLPAAAARAEVREIKSMSEIAADIRPTTLLVFDIDNTLVEPVGNIGSDQWYDYVVKALRRDGLDADSAEKKAGELWTKTLGTVKVKPVEDLTPVLVREEQKRGVKVLALTARGPEDAAATFAQLEAIGLDLEKSAAAKGGLTFAPTGRYSRGVYFVGDGPDKGKALLAFLEKIGMRPTRVVYVDDKPRHAKSVDAAMTAVGIPCVAFRYGAADEKVRAFKEVMSEASDKASAEMLFHGRETVK, encoded by the coding sequence ATGAAGGCGCTCGCTCTCGCCCTTCTGCTGCCGGCCGCCGCCGCCCGCGCGGAGGTGCGCGAGATCAAGTCGATGTCCGAGATCGCCGCCGACATCCGGCCCACGACCTTGCTCGTCTTCGACATCGACAACACGCTCGTCGAGCCCGTCGGGAACATCGGCTCGGACCAGTGGTACGACTACGTCGTGAAGGCCCTCCGGCGCGACGGGCTCGACGCGGACTCCGCCGAGAAGAAGGCCGGAGAGCTGTGGACCAAGACGCTCGGGACGGTCAAGGTCAAGCCCGTCGAGGACCTCACGCCGGTCCTCGTGCGCGAGGAGCAGAAGCGCGGGGTCAAGGTCCTCGCCCTGACCGCGCGCGGGCCCGAGGACGCCGCCGCCACATTCGCCCAGCTCGAGGCGATCGGCTTGGACTTGGAGAAGAGCGCCGCGGCCAAGGGCGGCCTGACCTTCGCGCCGACGGGGCGCTACAGCCGGGGCGTCTACTTCGTCGGGGACGGCCCGGACAAGGGGAAGGCGCTGCTCGCCTTCCTGGAGAAGATCGGCATGCGCCCGACGCGCGTCGTCTACGTCGACGACAAGCCGCGGCACGCGAAGAGCGTGGACGCGGCGATGACGGCGGTGGGCATCCCCTGCGTCGCGTTCCGCTACGGCGCGGCCGACGAGAAGGTCCGGGCGTTCAAAGAGGTCATGAGCGAGGCGTCCGACAAGGCGAGCGCCGAGATGCTCTTTCACGGCCGGGAGACGGTCAAATGA